From Nicotiana tabacum cultivar K326 chromosome 22, ASM71507v2, whole genome shotgun sequence, one genomic window encodes:
- the LOC107806657 gene encoding putative uridine kinase C227.14, whose translation MEVSSFSTSFAKLRYPFSETLLTKGETFPAWIKCYASPSSTKNATGSLLCHAEFRTQKWSLLQVSCSRKSDIPVIEAGCMDDIYDALAKHLVPTAAAASSPNFKHIVGLAGPPGAGKSTVASEVAKRVIKLWPQKACSFDSQVDPPEVAIVLPMDGFHLYRHQLDAMEDPKEAHARRGAPWTFDPNLLLQCLKTLKDQGSVYCPSFDHGVGDPVEDDIFVNLQHKIVIVEGNYLLLGDGAWKEVSSMFDEKWFVDVDIEKAMQRVLKRHISTGKAPDVAKWRIDYNDRPNAELIMKSKKNADLVIKSVDELR comes from the exons ATGGAGGTTTCATCATTTTCGACGAGCTTTGCGAAACTCCGATATCCGTTTTCAG AGACATTGCTGACAAAAGGTGAAACCTTTCCTGCGTGGATTAAGTGTTATGCATCCCCTTCATCCACGAAGAATGCCACTGGAAGTTTACTCTGTCATGCTGAGTTTCGTACTCAGAAGTGGAGTCTTTTGCAG GTTTCATGTAGCCGAAAGAGTGATATTCCTGTCATAGAAGCTGG GTGCATGGATGACATATATGATGCTTTGGCCAAACACCTTGTTCCAACCGCTGCAGCAGCATCAAGCCCTAATTTTAA GCATATTGTTGGTCTTGCTGGCCCTCCTGGTGCTGGGAAGAGCACTGTTGCATCTGAGGTAGCTAAGAGAGTCATTAAGTTATGGCCCCAAAAGGCTTGTTCCTTTGATTCTCAAGTTGATCCTCCAGAAGTCGCTATTGTTCTTCCAATGGATGGGTTCCACCTTTATCGTCATCAGCTTGATGCTATGGAG GATCCAAAGGAAGCACATGCGAGAAGGGGCG CTCCATGGACGTTTGACCCCAATTTACTGCTACAATGTCTTAAGACTCTTAAAGATCAG GGATCAGTGTACTGTCCATCTTTTGACCATGGTGTAGGAGATCCTGTAGAAGATGATATCTTTGTGAACCTTCA GCACAAAATAGTGATAGTTGAAGGTAATTATCTGCTTCTTGGAGATGGTGCTTGGAAGGAGGTATCTTCCATGTTCGATGAGAAGTG gTTTGTCGATGTTGATATTGAGAAAGCAATGCAACGTGTCCTAAAGAGACATATATCTACAG GGAAGGCCCCTGATGTTGCTAAGTGGCGG ATAGATTACAATGACAGGCCCAACGCTGAGCTAATTATGAAGTCCAAGAAAAATGCGGATTTGGTGATCAAGTCAGTGGACGAATTGAGGTGA